The sequence GAATATTTTATGGCTGCCGGATGTATTTGGTTATTCTTGGGCTTTACCACAGATAATTAAAAAAAGTGGAATGAAATATTTTATTAAATCGCTATAAGCTTCTACACTGCCATCATTAAGTGCAGTTTCAATAATTTTTTTACCAATCGGATTAAGTCCAGGCTCTAAATATTCTTTGATACATTTCTTAAAGAAATCAGAAAGAATTTTACCACCTATATCATAGGCTTTTTGGCCTACTTCTGGCTGACGAT comes from Halanaerobium saccharolyticum subsp. saccharolyticum DSM 6643 and encodes:
- a CDS encoding DUF4914 family protein, which produces RQPEVGQKAYDIGGKILSDFFKKCIKEYLEPGLNPIGKKIIETALNDGSVEAYSDLIKYFIPLFLIICGKAQE